In the genome of Streptomyces pactum, one region contains:
- a CDS encoding enoyl-CoA hydratase/isomerase family protein, protein MELMKPASGAPAAPEPAVAPGLEHRVGGGVATVVIRNPARRNAMTPGMWRELPALLAGWAADPAVRVLVLTGAGDTFCAGADIASLADPDTGPDTGPKDLAVAAEEALAAFPKPTLAAVRGSCVGGGCQLAAACDLRFAEEGSRFGVTPARLGVVYPPSATRRLTALVGPATAKYLLFSAELIDADRALRTGLIDEVVPAGGLEKRVAEFTAVLTSRSALTQAAAKEFTAGPAAPGRVAHWEAQGRAAGEEAEGVAAYLERRPPRFPWTPPAR, encoded by the coding sequence ATGGAGCTCATGAAGCCCGCGTCCGGCGCTCCGGCCGCTCCGGAGCCGGCGGTGGCACCGGGCCTGGAGCACCGGGTCGGCGGCGGCGTCGCCACCGTCGTCATCCGCAACCCGGCCAGGCGGAACGCCATGACCCCCGGCATGTGGCGCGAGCTGCCGGCCCTGCTGGCCGGCTGGGCGGCCGACCCGGCGGTGCGGGTGCTGGTGCTCACCGGCGCCGGGGACACCTTCTGCGCGGGCGCCGACATCGCCTCCCTCGCCGACCCGGACACCGGCCCGGACACCGGTCCCAAGGATCTCGCGGTCGCCGCCGAGGAGGCACTGGCCGCCTTCCCCAAGCCCACCCTGGCCGCCGTACGGGGCTCCTGTGTGGGCGGTGGCTGCCAGCTGGCCGCCGCCTGCGACCTGCGGTTCGCCGAGGAGGGCAGCCGGTTCGGGGTCACCCCGGCCCGGCTCGGTGTGGTCTACCCGCCCTCCGCCACCCGGCGCCTGACCGCGCTGGTCGGTCCGGCGACCGCCAAGTACCTGCTGTTTTCGGCCGAGTTGATCGACGCCGACCGGGCGCTGCGCACCGGGCTGATCGACGAGGTGGTGCCCGCGGGCGGTCTGGAGAAGCGGGTGGCGGAGTTCACCGCGGTCCTCACCTCCCGCTCCGCCCTCACCCAGGCCGCCGCCAAGGAGTTCACGGCCGGCCCCGCCGCGCCCGGCCGGGTCGCCCACTGGGAGGCGCAGGGGCGGGCCGCCGGCGAGGAGGCCGAAGGGGTGGCCGCCTACCTGGAGCGCCGGCCGCCCCGGTTCCCCTGGACGCCGCCGGCCCGCTGA
- the idi gene encoding isopentenyl-diphosphate Delta-isomerase, which translates to MPITPADGRTADPTAVAAAPNGRTEPIMLELVDEDGNTIGTAEKLSAHRAPGRLHRAFSVFLFDSAGRLLLQRRALGKYHSPGVWSNTCCGHPYPGEPPFAAAARRTGEELGLGPVLLREAGRVRYNHPDPASGLVEQEYNHLFAGLVEAVPRPDPEEIAQTAFVTPAELDALLGTAPFSAWFPTVLDAARPVIREITGAAAGW; encoded by the coding sequence ATGCCGATCACACCTGCCGATGGCCGCACCGCCGATCCCACCGCCGTGGCCGCCGCGCCGAACGGGCGCACCGAACCGATCATGCTGGAGCTGGTCGACGAGGACGGCAACACGATCGGCACCGCGGAGAAGCTCTCCGCCCACCGGGCGCCGGGCCGGCTGCACCGGGCCTTCTCGGTCTTCCTCTTCGACTCCGCCGGGCGGCTGCTGCTCCAGCGCCGGGCGCTGGGCAAGTACCACTCCCCCGGCGTGTGGTCCAACACCTGCTGCGGCCACCCCTACCCGGGCGAGCCGCCGTTCGCCGCGGCGGCCCGGCGGACCGGGGAGGAGCTGGGGCTCGGCCCGGTGCTGCTGCGGGAGGCCGGCCGGGTCCGGTACAACCACCCCGACCCGGCGTCGGGCCTGGTGGAGCAGGAGTACAACCACCTCTTCGCCGGGCTGGTGGAGGCCGTGCCGCGGCCGGACCCGGAGGAGATCGCCCAGACCGCGTTCGTCACCCCGGCGGAGCTGGACGCGCTGCTCGGGACGGCTCCGTTCTCGGCCTGGTTCCCCACCGTGCTGGACGCCGCCCGGCCGGTGATCCGGGAGATCACCGGGGCCGCCGCGGGTTGGTGA
- the galE gene encoding UDP-glucose 4-epimerase GalE, which translates to MTWLITGGAGYIGAHVVRAMAEAGLRVAVLDDLSSGAARRLPEGVPLVTGSTLDRELLDRTLAELSVEGVVHLAARKQVGESVQRPLHYYRENVHGLTVLLEAVTAAGVGSFLFSSSAAVYGTPDVDLVTEDLPCAPVNPYGETKLAGEWLVRAVGAAHGVTTACLRYFNVAGAARPELADTGVSNVVPMMFERVTRGEPPLIFGDDYPTPDGTCVRDYVHVADLASAHVAVARRLAERRGAGDLTLNIGTGRGVSVREMAGLVLEVTGRTGLEPRVEPRRPGDPARVVGSAALIGEELGWTARYGVREMVESAWDGWCLHRPEARRG; encoded by the coding sequence ATGACGTGGCTGATCACTGGTGGTGCCGGATATATCGGGGCGCATGTCGTGCGGGCCATGGCGGAGGCCGGGCTGCGGGTGGCGGTGCTCGACGACCTGTCCTCCGGCGCGGCGCGGCGGCTGCCGGAGGGCGTGCCGCTGGTGACCGGTTCCACACTCGACCGGGAGCTGCTGGACCGCACCCTCGCCGAGCTGTCGGTGGAGGGGGTGGTGCACCTGGCCGCGCGCAAGCAGGTCGGCGAGTCGGTGCAGCGGCCGCTGCACTACTACCGGGAGAACGTGCACGGGCTGACGGTGCTGCTGGAGGCGGTCACCGCGGCCGGCGTCGGCAGCTTCCTGTTCTCCTCCTCCGCCGCCGTCTACGGCACCCCGGACGTGGACCTGGTGACCGAGGACCTGCCGTGCGCCCCGGTGAACCCCTACGGGGAGACCAAGCTGGCCGGGGAGTGGCTGGTGCGGGCGGTGGGCGCGGCGCACGGCGTGACCACCGCCTGCCTGCGCTACTTCAACGTGGCCGGGGCGGCCCGTCCGGAGCTGGCGGACACCGGGGTGTCCAACGTGGTGCCGATGATGTTCGAGCGGGTGACCCGCGGCGAGCCGCCGCTGATCTTCGGCGACGACTACCCGACCCCGGACGGCACCTGTGTCCGGGACTACGTCCACGTGGCCGACCTGGCCTCGGCGCACGTGGCGGTGGCCCGGCGGCTGGCGGAGCGGCGCGGCGCGGGCGACCTGACGCTGAACATCGGCACCGGCCGGGGCGTGTCGGTACGCGAGATGGCCGGCCTGGTGCTGGAGGTCACCGGCCGCACCGGGCTGGAGCCCCGGGTGGAGCCGCGCCGGCCCGGCGACCCGGCGCGGGTGGTGGGCTCCGCCGCGCTGATCGGTGAGGAGCTGGGCTGGACCGCCCGGTACGGGGTGCGGGAGATGGTGGAGTCGGCGTGGGACGGCTGGTGCCTGCACCGGCCGGAGGCGCGGCGCGGCTGA